Genomic DNA from Thermodesulfobacteriota bacterium:
GGCATCCTGGTCGCCCAGATAGTCCCCTCCCTTGACCGTGTCGTAGAAATGCCACTCCCAGCGGTCCTCTTCCTCGTTTCCGAGGGCAGCCGTGATCCCCCCCTGGGCCGCGCCTGAATGGGAACGGGTCGGCAGGACCTTGCTCACCACGGCCACATCCCAAGCCTCGACGCATTCCACCGCGGCCCGAAGGCCGGCAAGCCCAGCACCTACGATGACGATGTCATGGGAGAGGATCATCTCGATCGTTCTTCGAGGGGGACATAGGGGCAGGCTTCGGTCCCGCAATAGGTCCCGACATAGTCTGCATCCGGCCGGTAGAGTTCGGGTTTGGGCTGGGCCTCGGCGAATTTCTCTTCGATGATGTGGGCCGCCCATCCCGAGATGCGAGAGAGGGCGAAGACGGGGGTGAAGAGGTCGGTCGGGATCCCCATCATATGGTAGACCGAGGCGCTGTAGAGATCCACGTTGGCATAAATCTCCTTCCCCTTCAGCTTCTTGAATTCGGTCTTCGTCGCCTCCTCGATCGCACGGGTCATCTCATACCACTTCCGCTCTCCCGTCCGTTCGGCCAAACGCCGGCTGATCTCGCGGAGGATCGTGGCCCTCGGGTCTTCGGTGCGATAAACGGCATGGCCCATGCCCATAATCTTTCCCCCCTTCCCGAGCCTCTCGGCGACCCAGGACGGAACCCGGTCGAGATCGCCGATCTCCCGAAGCATCTTCATCACCTCGCTGTTGGCGCCACCGTGGAGCTCTCCGGAGAGGGCGCCGATGGCGGCGGCCACCGATGCGTAGATGTGGGCATGGGTAGAGGCCACTTCCCTTCCCGCAAAGGTCGAGGCATTGAAGGAGTGCTCGGCATGGAGGATGAGGCAGATGTCAAACTCCCTGGAGGTCGTCGGGTCGGGCAAGGCCCCTTTGAGCATGTAAAGGAAATTCCCTGCGTGAGAGAGATCGGGATGAGGGGGCAGGGGGTCTTTCCCGTTCCGGATCCGGTCCCAGGCCGCCACCACGGCCGGCAATCTCGAGATGAGCCGGATCGCTTTGCCCAGGTTCGCTTCACGAGTCTCGTCATGGAGCTGGGGATCGCAGCTTCCAAGAACCGGAACCATCCCCTGGAGGACATCCATCGGATGGGCCCGCTTCGGGAAGACGGAAAGGGCGTTGATGGCCTCATCGGGGAGAGCCCGCTCAGAGGAGAGCCTTTCTTGAAATCCCCTCAGCTCTTCCCGCGAAGGAAGGCGATCGTGGAGAAGAAGGAAGGAGACCTCTTCGAAGGTGGAATGCTTGGCGAGGTCGACGATGTTATAACCCCGGTAGATGAGGACCCCCCTCTCGCCGTCCACGTCCGAGATGCGCGTGTCGGCCACCTTCACCCCGCGAAGTCCGATATTCTTTACCTCCATCGGTCCTCCCCTCCTTGACGGGCATAATTGAGCAACCCTCCGGCGAGGACGATCTCGACCTCCCGATGGTCCAAACCATGGAGGGCTTCGAAGGCCGTGCCCTTCGTCACATTTTGGATGACCAGGACCTCCTCCTTTCGGAGGCGGTCGCAGACCTTCTCCATCCGAATTCGGTCTCCCTGTTCGACAAGGTCGTAATCCTTTCCATCCTTGAAAAGAAGCGGAAGGATCCCGAAGTTGATGAGATTCGAACGATGGATACGGGCATAGGATTTTGCGAGCACTGCCCGGATGCCGACGAACATCGGCGCAAGGGCTGCATGTTCCCGGCTGGAGCCCTGGCCGTAATTTTCGCCCCCGACGATTATTCCACCGCCCCGCTCCATGGCCCTTTCGTAAAATTCTGGGTCGACCTTCTCGAAGAGATATCTCGAGATGGCAGGAATATTGGATCGGAGGGGGAGGACCTTCGAACCTGCAGGAAGGATGTGATCCGTTGTGATGTGATCCCCTACTTTGATCAGCACCTCACCCTCAATTTCATCCTCCAAGGGGGCCTTGGTGGGCAAGGGTTTAATATTCGGTCCCCTTTCGATGACTACCTTCTCAGGATCAGGAGAGGGGGAAAGGATCATGCCGTCATCCACGATAAACCTCTTCGGCATCCGGACCCGGGGGGGATGGCTGCCGAGGTCTCTCGGATCGGCAATCGTCCCTCTCAAGGCAGAGGCGGCCGCTACAAAAGGACTGGCTAAATAGACGCGGTCATACGGGGTCCCGCTCCTTCCCTGGAAATTGCGATTCATCGTCCGGATCGATATCGCACCCGAGGGTGGCGCCTGCCCCATACCGATGCAGGGGCCACAGGCGGCCTCGAGGATCCGAGCCCCGGCCTGGATGAGGTCGGCAAGGACGCCGTTTCTGGAAATCATCTCGAAGACCTGCCTCGACCCAGGGGTGACCGTAAGGCTCACATCGGGATGGACCCTTTGACCTTTAAGGATTTTTCCCACGTGCATCAAATCGAGAAAGGAGGAGTTGTTGCAACTTCCGATGCAGACCTGTCTGATCTCCCGGCCTACGACCTCCCTGACGGGGACGACATTGTCAGGGCTTGAGGGCTGGGCAATCAAGGGCTCCAGGGTGCTCAGATCCATCTCGATGACGGAATCGTACTCCGCATCGGGATCGGGCTGAAGGGGCATCCAATCCCCTTCCCTCTGCTGGGCCCTCAAGAACTCCAGGGTCCGTTCATCGCTCGGGAAGATGGTCGTGGTCGCTCCCAGCTC
This window encodes:
- a CDS encoding aconitate hydratase; translation: MGKNLVHKILESHLVLGTLKAGEEIAISIDQTLTQDATGTMAYLQFEALGIPKVKTKLSVSYVDHNMLQTGFENADDHRFLQTFAAKYGILFSRPGNGICHQVHLERFAKPGETLLGSDSHTPNAGAMGMIAIGAGGLDVAIAMGGGPYFLKMPEVVGVRLKGRLQPWVSSKDIILELLRRLTVKGGIGKIFEFGGPGVRTLSVPERATIANLGAELGATTTIFPSDERTLEFLRAQQREGDWMPLQPDPDAEYDSVIEMDLSTLEPLIAQPSSPDNVVPVREVVGREIRQVCIGSCNNSSFLDLMHVGKILKGQRVHPDVSLTVTPGSRQVFEMISRNGVLADLIQAGARILEAACGPCIGMGQAPPSGAISIRTMNRNFQGRSGTPYDRVYLASPFVAAASALRGTIADPRDLGSHPPRVRMPKRFIVDDGMILSPSPDPEKVVIERGPNIKPLPTKAPLEDEIEGEVLIKVGDHITTDHILPAGSKVLPLRSNIPAISRYLFEKVDPEFYERAMERGGGIIVGGENYGQGSSREHAALAPMFVGIRAVLAKSYARIHRSNLINFGILPLLFKDGKDYDLVEQGDRIRMEKVCDRLRKEEVLVIQNVTKGTAFEALHGLDHREVEIVLAGGLLNYARQGGEDRWR
- a CDS encoding citrate (Si)-synthase; amino-acid sequence: MEVKNIGLRGVKVADTRISDVDGERGVLIYRGYNIVDLAKHSTFEEVSFLLLHDRLPSREELRGFQERLSSERALPDEAINALSVFPKRAHPMDVLQGMVPVLGSCDPQLHDETREANLGKAIRLISRLPAVVAAWDRIRNGKDPLPPHPDLSHAGNFLYMLKGALPDPTTSREFDICLILHAEHSFNASTFAGREVASTHAHIYASVAAAIGALSGELHGGANSEVMKMLREIGDLDRVPSWVAERLGKGGKIMGMGHAVYRTEDPRATILREISRRLAERTGERKWYEMTRAIEEATKTEFKKLKGKEIYANVDLYSASVYHMMGIPTDLFTPVFALSRISGWAAHIIEEKFAEAQPKPELYRPDADYVGTYCGTEACPYVPLEERSR